In the Muricauda sp. MAR_2010_75 genome, one interval contains:
- a CDS encoding TraG family conjugative transposon ATPase has translation MSKLNFNAFHPILDIQNHVVFGSNGNVVLCYQVELPEIYSLSETDFEELHGMWFQAFKSLPVGAIIHKQDRYQKKGYDARNLPRDTFLAKATHDYFVGREHLDHQSYLLFVLPLEKAFNATKYVNPFRKVENGLHRKLDVQVAEFITSVNDAVSYVNNSKSVTMVPMEPEAILKHTHNYFNGFNLDFDTDIQLGKGPLEIGDHYFDVMAINNEKCFGETVQSSVPNGKFSSDGFSFHKGFMDDLGLELGENHIINQILFLDDTHQWRKRLDKKIEELSKSSNFGSQNKVVRNKVQHILDRINGDDTARIVRGHVNIVFWHTEAGVLKRIASGIKAQLKELDIRPYHPNGEERKHYFLNSYPSHASNFSNEDLFVMDLKAALCLYINNTNYRSDETGIVFNDRQYNIPVVKDVWDEGKRRIKARNFAIFAPTGEGKSFLANNILRQYFEADVRLVIIDLGGSYAKFAQLYPDDHIILRYEQGKNLGINPFYISEQSDLNPERLEDLALFLLELLAESHVTKSKEVALKKVLLHYYNKIMEGHSLASLYQFVDRNKDTLIEDTRVQESDFNVYGFLHILSEYVDGGLYSFLFHMAEDQTYKIEDKRLIVFELDEVRDNREILSVMLKLIKSAIQRTIWRNRSERGIILFDEFAKQLKFPNVLESVEFYYQAIRKQNGAIGIILQSINQLPENATSASILENTQVIYSLRNEKGYHELVRRLHLSNHDLNQLKSLRNNLTGERKYTEIFVKIGKESNVFRLEVPPEVYAAYLTDGMEHGQIMELFAQFGDMERAITEFINQQKKMI, from the coding sequence ATGTCTAAGCTCAATTTCAATGCATTTCACCCAATCCTGGATATCCAAAACCATGTGGTCTTTGGGAGCAATGGCAATGTGGTGTTGTGTTATCAAGTGGAATTACCTGAGATATACTCCCTTTCTGAGACGGATTTTGAGGAGCTGCACGGGATGTGGTTCCAAGCTTTTAAATCCTTGCCCGTGGGTGCTATTATCCATAAGCAGGATAGGTATCAAAAGAAAGGTTATGATGCTAGGAACCTTCCAAGGGATACCTTTCTGGCAAAGGCTACCCATGATTATTTTGTAGGTAGGGAGCATTTGGACCATCAGAGTTATCTCTTATTTGTACTTCCTCTTGAGAAGGCATTCAATGCCACCAAATATGTCAATCCCTTTCGAAAAGTGGAGAATGGTCTTCACCGTAAACTGGATGTGCAGGTAGCGGAATTTATTACTTCGGTGAACGATGCGGTATCCTATGTCAACAACTCCAAAAGCGTGACCATGGTTCCCATGGAACCTGAAGCCATATTGAAGCATACCCATAATTATTTCAATGGGTTCAATCTTGATTTTGATACGGATATCCAGCTCGGAAAAGGCCCATTGGAAATTGGTGACCATTATTTCGATGTGATGGCCATCAATAATGAAAAATGTTTTGGAGAAACCGTGCAGAGCAGTGTGCCCAATGGGAAATTCAGTTCGGACGGATTCAGCTTTCATAAGGGTTTTATGGACGATCTGGGACTGGAATTGGGGGAAAACCATATCATCAACCAGATTCTTTTTCTGGACGATACCCATCAATGGCGCAAACGATTGGACAAAAAAATAGAGGAACTCTCCAAGAGCTCCAATTTTGGTTCCCAGAACAAAGTGGTTCGCAACAAGGTCCAACATATCTTGGACAGGATCAATGGGGATGATACCGCACGGATTGTTCGTGGCCATGTGAATATTGTTTTTTGGCATACGGAAGCTGGGGTGTTGAAGCGCATTGCTTCTGGCATCAAGGCGCAATTAAAGGAATTGGATATTCGACCCTATCATCCCAACGGAGAGGAGCGCAAACATTATTTTTTGAACTCCTATCCCAGTCATGCTTCCAACTTTTCCAATGAGGATCTCTTCGTGATGGATCTCAAAGCGGCCCTTTGTCTGTATATCAACAATACCAATTATCGCTCTGATGAAACAGGGATCGTTTTTAATGATAGACAGTACAATATTCCTGTGGTCAAGGATGTATGGGACGAGGGGAAAAGGCGTATCAAGGCCCGGAACTTTGCCATTTTTGCCCCGACCGGGGAGGGGAAATCCTTTTTGGCCAATAATATTCTACGTCAATACTTTGAGGCCGATGTACGACTGGTCATTATCGATCTAGGGGGTTCCTATGCCAAATTTGCCCAATTGTATCCCGATGATCATATCATATTGCGATACGAACAGGGGAAGAATCTGGGCATCAATCCCTTTTACATTTCAGAACAGTCCGATTTGAATCCCGAACGCTTGGAAGATCTGGCCCTGTTCCTTTTGGAGCTCTTGGCGGAAAGCCATGTGACCAAATCCAAGGAAGTGGCCTTGAAAAAAGTGTTGTTGCACTATTATAATAAGATCATGGAGGGGCATTCCTTGGCTTCCCTATATCAGTTCGTTGATAGGAACAAAGATACTTTGATCGAGGATACACGGGTTCAGGAATCGGATTTCAATGTCTATGGATTTTTGCACATCCTTTCCGAATATGTGGACGGGGGACTGTACAGTTTTCTGTTTCATATGGCAGAAGATCAGACCTATAAAATTGAGGACAAGCGTTTAATTGTCTTTGAGTTGGACGAGGTGCGCGACAATAGGGAAATCCTGTCCGTAATGCTCAAATTGATCAAGTCGGCCATCCAACGCACCATTTGGCGAAACCGTTCGGAAAGGGGCATTATTCTTTTCGATGAGTTTGCCAAGCAGCTCAAGTTTCCCAATGTCCTGGAGAGTGTGGAGTTCTATTACCAGGCCATCCGAAAACAGAACGGGGCCATTGGGATCATCCTGCAATCCATCAACCAGTTACCTGAAAATGCCACTTCGGCAAGTATCCTGGAGAATACCCAAGTAATTTATAGCCTGCGGAACGAGAAGGGCTATCATGAATTGGTTAGACGGTTGCACCTCTCCAACCATGATCTCAATCAATTAAAGTCCCTTAGAAACAATCTTACTGGGGAACGCAAATACACCGAGATCTTTGTCAAGATCGGGAAGGAAAGCAATGTCTTTCGCTTGGAGGTACCCCCAGAGGTCTATGCGGCCTATCTCACCGATGGGATGGAACATGGTCAGATCATGGAACTCTTTGCACAGTTCGGGGATATGGAACGGGCCATTACGGAATTTATAAATCAACAAAAGAAAATGATATGA
- a CDS encoding ATPase translates to MNFKAPHIITEGAISYELGSLKGREIKYDFDKILVYLDAKGKLLFGKKFRMHREDREMLYKLSLYFIRDRERCKQFGIDVDKGLLLSGPVGCGKTSLMKLFKFMVPHQRPYEVIPSRNIVFGFNHLGYKIIGDYGNTQSFCFDDLGVEPDGVHFGKECNVMGEILLSRYELFTDHKIKTHATTNLNAQELELRYGNRVRSRMRELFNLVGFDKDSKDKRK, encoded by the coding sequence ATGAATTTTAAGGCCCCACATATCATCACTGAAGGTGCCATAAGCTATGAACTGGGCTCCTTGAAGGGCAGGGAGATCAAATACGATTTCGATAAGATCCTGGTCTACCTCGATGCCAAGGGAAAACTCCTGTTTGGCAAGAAGTTCAGGATGCACAGGGAGGACCGGGAGATGCTGTACAAGCTCAGTCTCTACTTTATCAGGGACAGGGAACGTTGCAAACAGTTCGGGATCGATGTGGATAAGGGCCTTCTCCTTTCAGGTCCGGTAGGCTGTGGGAAGACCAGTTTGATGAAACTGTTCAAGTTCATGGTGCCCCACCAAAGGCCTTATGAAGTCATTCCCTCCAGGAACATTGTCTTTGGCTTCAACCATTTGGGCTATAAGATTATTGGGGACTATGGAAACACCCAATCCTTTTGTTTTGACGACCTGGGTGTGGAACCTGATGGGGTCCATTTTGGAAAGGAGTGCAATGTCATGGGGGAGATCTTGCTGTCCCGCTATGAGCTGTTCACTGACCATAAGATCAAGACCCATGCCACCACCAATCTCAATGCACAGGAACTCGAATTAAGGTATGGGAACCGAGTAAGGTCAAGAATGCGGGAACTCTTTAACCTAGTGGGATTCGATAAGGACAGTAAGGACAAAAGAAAATAA
- a CDS encoding helix-turn-helix domain-containing protein, translating to MGATIITTEDLREFKIELLEDIKDLLQNEKGQRNKKWLKSNEVRDLLGISPGTLQNLRINGTLPYTKIGGVLYYEYHEIMEVLEQNKVHNRI from the coding sequence ATGGGAGCGACCATCATTACCACCGAAGATTTAAGGGAGTTCAAGATAGAACTGTTGGAGGACATCAAGGACCTTTTGCAGAACGAAAAGGGACAACGCAACAAAAAATGGCTCAAATCAAATGAGGTGCGGGACCTCTTGGGCATATCCCCGGGCACCCTTCAAAACCTAAGGATCAATGGGACCCTACCCTATACAAAGATAGGAGGGGTGCTCTACTATGAATACCATGAGATCATGGAAGTACTGGAGCAGAACAAGGTCCATAACCGCATCTAA
- a CDS encoding conjugal transfer protein has protein sequence MKIDWKQTLWNNPRLWILALILAISLSGRATAQGMPVYDNTNFISMTKSLLESAKQTSELLKTVEFLKEQKDNIVKVNNTIKQLKALRELARNNEILFRTVQNDLRDILNSPYIKAGEVEQVSKAFEQIMDTAIDDLDFVYQILSSDFLKMTDAERTAILMEKKVQSQEMVAELEVKTRRYREIISFRRMQDIINNRETEY, from the coding sequence ATGAAAATAGATTGGAAACAAACCTTATGGAACAATCCCCGATTGTGGATCTTGGCGCTGATCTTGGCCATTTCCTTGTCCGGCCGTGCTACGGCCCAGGGGATGCCGGTGTATGACAACACGAACTTTATCAGTATGACGAAGTCCTTGTTGGAATCGGCCAAACAGACCTCTGAACTGCTAAAGACCGTGGAGTTTTTAAAGGAACAGAAGGACAATATTGTCAAGGTCAATAACACCATCAAACAACTGAAGGCGCTTCGGGAATTGGCACGTAACAACGAGATTTTATTTCGAACGGTACAGAACGATCTTCGTGATATTCTGAACTCCCCCTATATCAAGGCGGGGGAAGTGGAACAGGTATCCAAAGCCTTTGAGCAGATCATGGATACGGCCATTGATGACCTGGATTTTGTATACCAGATCTTGTCTAGTGATTTTTTGAAGATGACCGATGCGGAGCGTACCGCCATTTTGATGGAAAAGAAAGTCCAGTCCCAGGAAATGGTGGCCGAGCTTGAGGTCAAGACCCGTCGCTATCGAGAGATCATCTCCTTTCGGAGGATGCAGGATATTATCAATAATCGGGAAACGGAATACTGA